In the genome of Hippoglossus hippoglossus isolate fHipHip1 chromosome 9, fHipHip1.pri, whole genome shotgun sequence, the window TTGCAGTGGATTATTGTGAATGATgtttccaatttaaaaaaacaatatcaagtCTTGACAAAAATTGAATATCACTTTCACAAAGGCAGTGTTTATTGTGGGGCTTTTCTGTTAGTTCACATTATACTGCATagcagcttcagtgtgtgtggacatctCAGTCTATTTCTTGGAAGTGGGCATCCAGGAGCCAGGCTGAAAGGTGTTTGCCGTGCTGGTGGGGTCCTCGCTGATCTCCTGCTTCCCGAAACTAGTGGCGGCTGCATGACCTTCAGCCAGAGTCCTCGCAGGAGTCGCCACCAGCCCTTCTTCATACTCCTTCGCCTGCAGGGCCAGatctttctcctccacctccttggCCTTCAGCTTGATCTGCGTCCTGTAAGACTCATTCTTCACCAGCTCCTATAAAATACAAAGGTGGACACACATGTTTATTCTGAGTTTTTAAGACATTTTGTAATTCAATGTAACCCTTTTTTCATGGTTTAGGAAGGATGGAAAACCTTAAATAAGGATATGGCCTagagttatttattatttatttaagtaaatgcATTGACAATTGTTGACATTCATGTCATATTTTCAAAAGTAATTCCCaactatatataataataatcttttcatTAACTCTGCAAAAGTGTGACTGCAAAATAACTTAATGGAACCTCCACAATATCCTGCAACACCAGACCAGCTATGATTTTCCCTCCTGAATCAACCACCTCTGTTTTGGAGTCTTGGAGCAAAACATGGAACATCAGCTGCTCACTAGTCAAAAGTAGAAGGGATGTCGAGTTGCACTCAGCAGCTTCCAGGaacaaatgtgtgcatgtgtcggGTATGAAGTGGGACATTTACTAGGAAAAGAACAAGAGTGTTCAGTTAACCTATATTGGTCCAATAAACTCTGGTTAAAAATGTAGCGCTTGGAACGGCTCGGTAAACTAACGTGACAGGAGGCATCTGTAATACAAACAACCATTCCAACTCATGGAAACAATTAGATTCTGAACTTGGTCCACCAGTGGAATAGTTACCCACTTGAGACACAGCTAGTGTCCAGTGATGTTAGCCTCTCCCTAATACGGGCAGCCAAAAAGGAAGGGAGGACTGGGCATAATGATGTTGTGTGTTGGCAGAACTGAGGGActggaaaagagagggggagagacgtGGCCAAAAAGCCCCGCTTTGGGGAGAGAGACAAACATACTGAGCTGCTTTTCCAGCCTGTTAATGACAGGATTTAATCCAATCAATTTATGTCGGCTTGGACCGGGAAGAGAGGGAGCGTGACAAGGGGTAGGGTAATGTGCTGGGAGTAAAGCCTTGGCCACATCAACACTGTCCAGCTGTCGATGGCAGCTATTGGGCAGACGCAAGGCAGAAAATTGGAAGAGAATGTTCTGGCAATAGAGGCAGGGGATGGCATTGGCCACTGGcagggacagaggacagagagataGAAGGAGTGCCTGGGTATTGGCCTTCCAAGGGATTTCCTATAGACCCACATTTTGCCGGCCAAATAATTTCCAGCATTCTCACATTATAAGAGCAATAAACCCAGTGAGAGGTACACGAGGGGAAAAACTGCACTCCTTCACCATTCCCATCTTGGAGACTgccagaaataaaacacaaaaagccgAGATGCAGGCTTctgttggagaaaaaaaagaaagtaaactAGGACATGGTGTCAGTGAGCCCCTTGTTCGGAGGCTGTCTTTGCTCTCACTCTCACCATCAATGcacttctgctgctgtttattttaacaCCTGTCCCCCAAAGTTCCTGGATTCAGTTCGAAACTGgaagataaaacaaatcaaagccTCTCTTTTCCATCTTTCCCTCCCATGTAACCAGTCCCCTGGAGTCCAACCATCAGCGCAGCGGGGAAGCTGGGTGGGGGGGAGACGTACCTCGACGGAGGGGGGCTCCTTCCGTCTGCCTCGGATccaagctggaggaggagagaggaggaaaaaaaaagaaaaaacagagtgagaacacccacacaaacatacGCTGCACAAACAAAACCTGCAGTCATATTTAAAGGCTGCAGCTACGGCGCCACTGAGTTTCAGGGCACTACAGTAGCTCAGTGTGAACTACCGAGTAACCCAGCGTGTAGAGGGAGTGCATCcagggtttgttttgtttcattcctCTCAGCAAACTATGGGGGAAAACAAGCGAAACGGTGAAACATCCGAGCCACATATACGCACAATGAGCTCAAAACACTAATGCTGCATTAGTCGAGGCAGAGCAGGGCCACTGAGTACTGCGTCTCAGAAGAGAAAGTGTGGATCCGCTCTGATCTTGGAATTTGAAAGTACACACTCTGTCATTCTCCATCAATACCTCTGTCcttctttctgctcctgagcagaactgtgtctgtctgtcatctctctatctcttttttgtttttttgaaagaGCTCTATTTTGGCTGAGCTGGCTGCACAGCAGAGCAGGTTAAagggagccagagagagagaaagagattttCTAACTCTTCCTTCAGCTAGCACAGGGATTCTGGGCCTCTTTTATCCCTTTCTTATTTGCATCCTGATGAAAATGCATGAGGGATGGGGCGAAGCAGGATGAGGGGTTTAAGGTGGATAAAGCCAGTCTGAGACAGAGGGAACAGTTTGTATCCAGTTGTAAGAAATTCGAAA includes:
- the ndufaf2 gene encoding NADH dehydrogenase [ubiquinone] 1 alpha subcomplex assembly factor 2 isoform X2; this translates as MSRVASALRRTFGIVREHVGTDHLGNRYYVVPEQKTWTGRHVRAKRMVEAANPTEYEYIEGSIPMEWDAWIRGRRKEPPSVEELVKNESYRTQIKLKAKEVEEKDLALQAKEYEEGLVATPARTLAEGHAAATSFGKQEISEDPTSTANTFQPGSWMPTSKK
- the ndufaf2 gene encoding NADH dehydrogenase [ubiquinone] 1 alpha subcomplex assembly factor 2 isoform X1; translated protein: MSRVASALRRTFGIVREHVGTDHLGNRYYVVPEQKTWTGWATPGTEERGRHVRAKRMVEAANPTEYEYIEGSIPMEWDAWIRGRRKEPPSVEELVKNESYRTQIKLKAKEVEEKDLALQAKEYEEGLVATPARTLAEGHAAATSFGKQEISEDPTSTANTFQPGSWMPTSKK